One genomic window of Nakamurella panacisegetis includes the following:
- a CDS encoding trypsin-like serine peptidase — MIRRGVALVFVVGAVVLSLGLAALPAAADPAPPPGTPTATSFAGVPFVGAVFADGLSNPHSCSASVVHSPRHNLVLTAAHCISGTGRGLQFAPGYDNGSTPYGVWTVQKAWVAPAWIASQDPHADYAFLQVAPQRWERRRANVEDLTGGSILGMAPSPGTQITDIAYAYGLDDQPIRCTNTVTLTVGYPTFNCHGYPGGTSGSPFLVTRGDLPSIVVGVIGGLHQGGCYEWNSFSSPFGAETYRTYLRAALGLPGDTVPVAGSDGC, encoded by the coding sequence TTGATTCGTCGCGGAGTTGCCCTGGTGTTCGTGGTCGGAGCCGTCGTCCTGAGCCTGGGCCTGGCCGCGCTCCCCGCAGCCGCCGACCCGGCGCCGCCACCGGGCACACCCACGGCGACGAGTTTCGCCGGCGTTCCCTTCGTCGGCGCGGTCTTCGCCGACGGCCTGTCCAACCCGCACAGCTGCTCGGCCAGTGTCGTGCACAGCCCCCGGCACAATCTCGTGCTCACGGCCGCGCACTGCATCAGCGGCACCGGACGCGGGCTCCAGTTCGCCCCCGGTTATGACAACGGCAGCACACCGTACGGCGTGTGGACCGTGCAGAAGGCCTGGGTCGCCCCGGCCTGGATCGCGTCCCAGGATCCGCACGCCGACTACGCGTTCCTGCAGGTGGCGCCGCAACGGTGGGAGCGCCGGAGGGCCAATGTGGAGGATCTCACCGGTGGGTCGATCCTGGGAATGGCCCCATCGCCGGGCACCCAGATCACCGACATCGCCTACGCCTACGGCCTCGACGACCAGCCGATCCGGTGCACCAATACGGTCACCCTCACCGTCGGCTATCCGACCTTCAACTGTCACGGCTACCCCGGCGGCACCAGCGGCAGCCCGTTCCTGGTGACCCGCGGAGATCTGCCCTCGATCGTCGTCGGCGTCATCGGCGGGTTGCACCAGGGCGGCTGTTACGAGTGGAACTCCTTTTCCTCGCCCTTCGGCGCCGAGACCTATCGCACGTATCTCAGGGCCGCCCTCGGCCTGCCCGGCGACACCGTTCCCGTGGCCGGCAGCGACGGCTGCTGA
- a CDS encoding ClpP family protease — protein sequence MGHYTVPTVIEKTPSGERIVDVYSRLLSERVIYLGTEIDDDVANVVVAQLLYLDSESGGQPISIYLNSPGGSMSATMAIYDTVQSVQAPVATTCVGQAGSGAAVLLAGGSAGHRSLLPHARVVLHQPSTDARGTIADLALQTQEVLRVRAQMNEVLSRHTGQTVATLLADTERDRVFDAEQALAYGLADRIVPARKVAAEALTPPST from the coding sequence ATGGGTCACTACACCGTGCCGACGGTGATCGAGAAGACGCCGTCGGGTGAACGGATCGTCGATGTGTACTCGCGACTGTTGTCCGAACGGGTCATCTACCTGGGCACCGAGATCGACGACGACGTGGCCAATGTCGTCGTGGCGCAGCTGCTGTATCTGGACTCGGAGTCAGGTGGTCAGCCGATCTCCATCTACCTCAACTCCCCCGGAGGATCGATGTCGGCGACCATGGCCATCTACGACACCGTGCAGTCCGTGCAGGCTCCGGTGGCAACGACCTGCGTCGGCCAGGCCGGCTCCGGGGCGGCCGTGCTGCTGGCCGGCGGTTCGGCCGGACATCGGTCGCTGCTGCCTCATGCGCGGGTGGTCCTTCATCAGCCGTCGACCGACGCCCGGGGGACGATCGCGGACCTGGCCCTGCAGACGCAGGAGGTGCTGCGGGTCCGGGCCCAGATGAACGAGGTGCTGAGCCGTCACACCGGCCAGACGGTGGCGACGTTGCTGGCCGATACGGAACGCGACCGGGTGTTCGACGCGGAGCAGGCGCTGGCCTACGGCCTGGCCGACCGGATCGTGCCGGCCCGGAAGGTCGCTGCCGAAGCTCTCACGCCGCCATCGACGTGA
- a CDS encoding LLM class flavin-dependent oxidoreductase, translating to MPTPAEPLAKLGFLTIGLFDGDHPADGHESTLKIIELGEQLGFDSAWVRHRHLQYGISSPVAILAAATQRTCRIELGTAVTPLGWENPLRLAEDLATVDILSGGRLNPGISVGPPMRWDEVRQALYPDTADVEDFGYERVNRLLRLISGEPATGFSGVAGIEVFSDRVQPHSPGLRARMWYGGASLRSAQWAGENGMNLLASSVVRAEESEDFADIQLSHIRTYRAHHPDGAAARVSQGLVVIPTDTASSEQQAKYCAYADSRLARTTAPQGPARMMFAPDLVGSSEEIAQMLYAHAAFREVDEVAFALPFSFEHEDYVQILTDMATRLGPALGWSARTAEGR from the coding sequence GTGCCCACACCCGCAGAACCGTTGGCCAAGCTGGGATTTCTGACCATCGGGCTGTTCGACGGTGACCATCCGGCCGACGGGCACGAATCGACCCTGAAGATCATCGAACTCGGAGAGCAGCTCGGTTTCGACAGCGCCTGGGTACGCCATCGGCATCTCCAGTACGGCATCTCCTCGCCGGTGGCCATCCTGGCCGCAGCTACCCAGCGCACCTGCCGGATCGAGCTCGGAACGGCCGTCACTCCGCTCGGCTGGGAGAACCCGCTGCGGTTGGCCGAAGACCTGGCCACCGTGGACATCCTGTCCGGCGGCCGGCTCAACCCGGGGATCAGTGTCGGTCCGCCGATGCGGTGGGACGAGGTCAGACAGGCCCTGTACCCAGACACCGCCGACGTCGAGGACTTCGGCTACGAGCGGGTCAACCGACTCCTCCGCCTGATCAGTGGCGAACCGGCCACCGGATTCAGCGGCGTGGCCGGCATCGAGGTCTTCTCCGATCGCGTACAGCCCCACTCCCCTGGCCTCCGGGCACGCATGTGGTACGGCGGCGCCAGCCTCCGATCCGCCCAGTGGGCCGGCGAGAACGGCATGAACCTGCTGGCCAGCAGCGTCGTCCGGGCCGAGGAATCCGAGGACTTCGCCGACATCCAGCTCTCGCACATCCGGACCTATCGAGCACACCATCCGGACGGAGCGGCGGCCCGCGTGTCACAGGGACTGGTGGTCATTCCCACTGATACCGCCTCGTCCGAGCAACAGGCGAAGTACTGTGCCTACGCCGACTCCCGGCTGGCCCGCACCACCGCACCACAGGGCCCGGCCCGGATGATGTTCGCCCCCGATCTGGTCGGCTCGTCCGAGGAGATCGCCCAGATGCTCTACGCCCACGCCGCTTTCCGGGAGGTCGACGAGGTCGCGTTCGCCCTGCCGTTCAGCTTCGAACACGAGGACTATGTCCAGATCCTGACCGATATGGCCACCCGCCTCGGGCCGGCCCTCGGCTGGTCGGCCCGCACCGCGGAAGGCCGGTGA
- a CDS encoding Rv1355c family protein — translation MTPVSEDGHQPVWVDEAALSELRSRPGLRVLDQTGHGRDELRRLQPPPTDDEVSEGTRWAFFPWRNTVVRLPGPLAYRRIRTDRNRNKITGAEQDQLGRLVIGVVGLSVGHAIAHTIALEGLCGELRLADFDTIELSNLNRIPAGVFDLGVNKAVVAARRIAELDPYLPVRVLPDGLTEDSMDEFFDGLDLVIEECDSLDIKVRVREEARCRGIPVLMETSDRGLFDVERFDLEPSRPPFHGLLGDVDAGSLRGLPTRDKAPHVMRILQATQLSARMAASMVEIDRTVSTWPQLGGDIALGASMVATAVRRFGRGQHLPSGRIRVDLEQSFDRLDPALAPGRSMSADGPRTDLTADRPADVLDAVVHAIRLAPSGGNVQPWAVEVSGPSVRISLVPERTSAMDQRFRGSYVAIGAAAFNARVAAAAHGRGTEVDFRPGGDPSAAVAVTLVDGADPSLPGLYPGMIRRISNRNLGRRAPLTAAVRDRLAAAAAIEGGFVRLVEDPDRLGQVADILAESDRLRYLTPLLHTQMMSELRWPGRDRLELGIDVRTLGLDEVDLAKLEVAGRPEVMELLAAWGGGVALGDNTRDRVRTSSAVAVVAMDGDGVQDYLRGGAAVERVWITAEQDGLGVQPVSPVFLYARDERDLANVSEPFQSRLGALSSRFADVVGLTAGQAPMLVLRLSHDAGDPPRSERLPLDEVLAAR, via the coding sequence GTGACGCCTGTGTCGGAGGACGGTCACCAGCCGGTCTGGGTCGACGAGGCCGCCTTGTCCGAGCTCCGGTCCCGTCCCGGGCTGCGGGTTCTCGATCAGACGGGTCACGGCCGGGACGAACTGCGCCGTCTGCAGCCGCCGCCGACCGACGACGAGGTGTCCGAAGGGACCCGCTGGGCCTTCTTCCCGTGGCGCAACACCGTGGTCCGGTTGCCCGGCCCCCTGGCCTACCGCCGAATCCGCACCGACCGGAACCGGAACAAGATCACCGGGGCCGAACAGGATCAGCTCGGACGACTCGTCATCGGGGTGGTGGGTCTGAGTGTGGGTCACGCCATCGCCCACACGATCGCCCTGGAGGGGCTGTGCGGCGAGTTGCGCCTGGCCGACTTCGACACCATCGAACTGTCGAACCTGAACCGGATCCCGGCCGGAGTGTTCGATCTCGGGGTGAACAAGGCCGTGGTGGCCGCGCGGCGTATCGCCGAGCTCGATCCGTATCTTCCGGTCCGGGTGCTGCCCGACGGGCTGACCGAAGACTCCATGGACGAGTTCTTCGACGGGCTCGACCTGGTGATCGAGGAGTGCGACTCCCTGGACATCAAGGTGCGGGTGCGCGAGGAGGCCCGATGCCGTGGCATTCCGGTGTTGATGGAGACCAGCGACCGTGGTCTGTTCGACGTGGAGCGGTTCGACCTTGAGCCGTCGCGGCCTCCGTTCCACGGACTGCTCGGTGACGTGGACGCCGGATCGCTACGCGGTCTGCCGACCCGGGACAAGGCCCCGCACGTGATGCGGATCCTCCAGGCGACGCAGCTGTCAGCCCGGATGGCGGCATCGATGGTGGAGATCGACCGCACCGTGTCGACCTGGCCGCAGCTGGGCGGGGACATCGCACTGGGTGCGTCGATGGTGGCCACCGCGGTCCGCCGGTTCGGGCGGGGGCAGCACCTGCCGTCCGGGCGGATCCGGGTCGATCTCGAGCAGAGCTTCGACCGTCTGGACCCGGCGTTGGCGCCCGGCCGGTCAATGTCCGCCGACGGCCCGCGAACCGACCTCACCGCGGATCGACCCGCCGACGTCCTGGACGCGGTCGTGCACGCCATCCGCCTCGCGCCGTCCGGTGGGAACGTCCAACCGTGGGCGGTCGAGGTGTCTGGGCCCAGCGTCCGGATCTCGCTGGTACCGGAGCGCACCTCGGCCATGGACCAGCGGTTCCGTGGCAGCTACGTGGCGATCGGCGCTGCTGCCTTCAACGCCCGGGTGGCCGCGGCGGCCCACGGGCGGGGGACCGAGGTCGACTTCCGGCCCGGTGGCGACCCATCGGCGGCGGTGGCCGTCACCCTGGTCGATGGTGCCGATCCGTCGCTGCCCGGCCTCTACCCGGGGATGATCCGCCGTATCTCCAATCGGAACCTGGGCCGGCGGGCGCCGTTGACCGCGGCCGTGCGGGATCGGTTGGCCGCCGCGGCGGCGATCGAGGGCGGCTTCGTCCGTCTCGTCGAGGACCCGGACCGGCTCGGCCAGGTGGCCGACATCCTGGCCGAGTCCGACCGGCTCCGCTACCTCACACCGCTGCTGCACACGCAGATGATGAGTGAATTGCGATGGCCGGGACGGGACCGCCTCGAGCTGGGCATCGACGTGCGAACACTCGGACTGGACGAGGTGGACCTGGCCAAGCTGGAGGTGGCCGGACGCCCCGAGGTGATGGAGCTGTTGGCGGCCTGGGGCGGCGGTGTGGCGCTGGGCGACAACACCCGCGACCGCGTCCGGACCAGCTCGGCCGTCGCCGTCGTCGCCATGGACGGCGACGGGGTCCAGGACTACCTGCGCGGTGGGGCGGCGGTGGAACGGGTGTGGATCACCGCCGAGCAGGACGGGCTCGGGGTCCAACCGGTGTCGCCGGTCTTCCTCTACGCCCGGGACGAACGCGACCTCGCCAACGTGTCGGAACCCTTCCAGTCACGGTTGGGTGCCTTGTCCTCCCGGTTCGCCGACGTCGTCGGCCTGACGGCCGGTCAGGCTCCGATGCTGGTGCTGCGGCTGTCCCACGACGCCGGAGATCCGCCGCGCAGCGAGCGGCTGCCCTTGGACGAAGTGCTGGCCGCCCGCTGA
- a CDS encoding helix-turn-helix domain-containing protein has translation MDADQESQVVELFPRRRRPEPLWRELVGQVLRSERIEQGRTLQQVAERAGLSPQYLSEVERGRKDSSSEMLESICGAMGLRLSDLLSASSRTLHGVSAHPGRPTTMPAVKPAGPTVRPAARPTTRPSGVTSMAA, from the coding sequence ATGGATGCTGACCAGGAAAGCCAGGTAGTCGAACTGTTCCCCCGTCGGCGCCGGCCCGAGCCGCTCTGGCGGGAACTGGTGGGGCAGGTGCTCCGGTCCGAACGGATCGAGCAGGGGCGCACCCTGCAACAGGTGGCCGAACGGGCCGGCCTCTCCCCTCAGTACCTGTCCGAGGTGGAGCGCGGGCGCAAGGACTCGTCGTCGGAGATGCTCGAATCGATCTGCGGCGCAATGGGTCTGCGGTTGTCCGACCTGCTCTCGGCCTCCAGCCGGACCCTGCACGGCGTCTCGGCCCACCCGGGCCGACCCACCACCATGCCCGCCGTGAAACCCGCCGGACCGACCGTGCGGCCCGCGGCCCGGCCAACGACCCGACCGTCCGGCGTCACGTCGATGGCGGCGTGA
- a CDS encoding ClpP family protease: MTTTEHVTENLGEQLTVQLHRRRVLQLGQEVDDAVANRLCAQLVLLAAEDRRQEILLMINSPGGSVSAGLAIYDTMRAIGPDVATLSMGLAASMGQFLLSGGTPGKRYALPHSRILMHQGSAGVQGTAIDVQIQAANLEHTRSLMNRLNAQFTGQPVDTIAADSDRDHWFTAEEARDYGFVDRVITSLDEIRPTGRTTGLGY; this comes from the coding sequence ATGACAACCACCGAGCACGTCACCGAGAACCTCGGCGAGCAACTGACCGTCCAGCTGCATCGTCGCCGTGTCCTGCAGTTGGGTCAGGAGGTCGACGACGCGGTCGCCAACCGCCTGTGCGCACAACTGGTGCTCCTGGCCGCCGAGGACCGGCGTCAGGAGATCCTGTTGATGATCAACTCCCCCGGAGGTTCGGTCTCGGCCGGCCTGGCCATCTACGACACCATGCGGGCGATCGGTCCCGACGTGGCCACCCTATCGATGGGGCTGGCCGCCAGCATGGGTCAGTTCCTGCTGTCCGGCGGTACCCCGGGCAAGCGATACGCGTTGCCGCACAGCCGGATTCTGATGCACCAGGGATCAGCCGGCGTGCAGGGCACAGCGATCGACGTCCAGATCCAGGCGGCCAATCTGGAGCACACCCGCTCCCTGATGAATCGCCTCAACGCGCAGTTCACCGGTCAGCCGGTCGACACGATCGCAGCGGACAGCGACCGGGACCACTGGTTCACCGCGGAGGAGGCCAGGGACTACGGATTCGTCGACCGAGTCATCACCTCCCTCGACGAGATCCGGCCGACCGGGCGCACCACCGGGCTGGGGTACTGA
- a CDS encoding L,D-transpeptidase, whose translation MSSLSLSRRTFLAVAALGGLEAVLTACTSSSSPVVVTTTVTPGDPVSSAGVAPSSAAGAAPSSAAASSGAAPASGAVSSGAPAASTPPVTASPTTTAAPTGKPVHVRLYQGDGKTYGVGLPIIVYMSKVITDAKAFVKATTVKVNGTVIQGAWYFQKSAIYSGYPMEAHYRPQTYWPAHAAISLDLPIKNVSAGKGLLFDDSLTLSIKTGAANITMVDGATERLVTTSDGLVKFNFPVSLGKASTPTFNGTKVIMERAKLERMIGTTPGDEYDLEVPWSCRLTNSGEFIHAASWNGGNIGQRSTSNGCTNLNVDAAKQFFDFALIGDVAVYKNTGGGDMPVWDGYGDWNLSWAEWSRGGAVSTS comes from the coding sequence ATGAGTTCGTTGTCCCTGTCCCGCCGCACCTTCCTGGCCGTGGCCGCCCTGGGCGGACTGGAGGCCGTGCTCACCGCCTGCACCAGCTCGTCCAGCCCCGTCGTGGTCACCACCACCGTGACGCCGGGTGACCCGGTGTCGTCGGCGGGTGTAGCGCCGTCGTCCGCTGCCGGAGCCGCCCCGTCATCGGCGGCAGCGTCGTCGGGTGCTGCCCCCGCATCCGGAGCCGTGTCCTCGGGCGCGCCGGCGGCGTCCACCCCACCGGTGACCGCCAGCCCGACCACGACCGCCGCACCCACCGGGAAACCGGTGCACGTGCGTCTGTACCAGGGCGACGGCAAGACCTACGGCGTCGGCCTGCCGATCATCGTCTACATGTCCAAGGTGATCACCGATGCCAAGGCATTCGTGAAGGCGACCACGGTGAAGGTCAACGGGACGGTCATCCAGGGCGCCTGGTACTTCCAGAAGTCTGCGATCTACAGCGGGTATCCGATGGAGGCGCACTACCGTCCCCAGACGTACTGGCCGGCCCACGCCGCGATCTCGCTGGACCTGCCGATCAAGAACGTCTCGGCCGGCAAGGGCCTGCTGTTCGACGACAGCCTGACCCTGAGCATCAAAACCGGGGCGGCCAACATCACCATGGTCGACGGCGCCACCGAGCGGCTGGTCACCACCAGCGACGGACTGGTCAAGTTCAACTTCCCGGTCTCGTTGGGCAAGGCCTCCACCCCGACGTTCAACGGCACCAAGGTGATCATGGAGCGGGCGAAGCTGGAGCGGATGATCGGCACCACGCCGGGCGACGAGTACGACCTCGAGGTGCCGTGGTCGTGCCGGCTCACCAACTCGGGTGAGTTCATCCACGCCGCCAGCTGGAACGGCGGCAACATCGGTCAGCGCAGCACCTCCAACGGATGCACCAACCTCAATGTGGATGCGGCGAAGCAGTTCTTCGATTTCGCCCTGATCGGCGACGTCGCCGTCTACAAGAACACCGGCGGTGGCGACATGCCGGTCTGGGACGGCTACGGCGACTGGAACCTGTCCTGGGCCGAGTGGAGCCGGGGCGGCGCGGTCTCCACCTCCTAG
- a CDS encoding phosphatase PAP2 family protein, translating to MRRSTAAVTTLGYAWVPYAVAALLLIGLSVVWAVRFRGRTTQSTWSWLAFRGAGLAVIAAAIALLADAATEGDGLTAIDRPTWSWFVGHRGGPLTALFKVITQTGSTLAMGSLAGVVVVVLLWRRRRADAVFLAVVAIGAGLFVSAAKPLIGRARPPMAERLVVEANQSFPSGHALASIAIIGALAVLLRPILRATRLRVAAAVVGAVFVAAIGVSRLYLGVHWPTDVLGGWLCGAGWLLLCTTARQLRARRWPPPAAGVPS from the coding sequence ATGAGGCGATCGACCGCAGCGGTGACCACCCTCGGTTACGCGTGGGTGCCCTACGCCGTCGCCGCGCTGCTGTTGATCGGGCTGTCGGTGGTGTGGGCGGTCCGTTTCCGCGGCCGGACCACTCAGTCGACCTGGTCCTGGCTGGCCTTCCGCGGGGCCGGCCTGGCCGTCATCGCCGCCGCGATTGCCCTGCTGGCGGACGCGGCCACCGAAGGCGACGGCCTCACGGCGATCGACCGCCCGACATGGTCCTGGTTCGTTGGTCACCGGGGCGGTCCGCTGACTGCGCTGTTCAAGGTCATCACCCAGACCGGCAGCACCCTGGCGATGGGATCACTGGCCGGCGTGGTCGTGGTCGTCCTGCTGTGGCGCCGCCGCCGCGCCGACGCAGTGTTCCTGGCGGTGGTCGCCATCGGAGCCGGATTGTTCGTGAGCGCGGCCAAGCCCCTGATCGGCCGGGCCCGGCCGCCGATGGCCGAACGCCTGGTGGTCGAGGCGAACCAGTCGTTCCCCTCCGGCCACGCGTTGGCGTCGATCGCCATCATCGGGGCGCTGGCCGTGCTCTTGCGGCCCATTCTGCGAGCGACCCGGCTCCGCGTGGCGGCCGCGGTGGTCGGCGCCGTGTTCGTTGCCGCGATCGGGGTCAGTCGGCTGTATCTGGGGGTGCACTGGCCGACCGACGTGCTCGGCGGCTGGCTCTGCGGCGCCGGGTGGTTGCTGCTGTGCACGACCGCGCGCCAACTGCGGGCGCGGCGGTGGCCGCCGCCCGCGGCTGGGGTGCCCTCGTGA